One genomic segment of Bradyrhizobium diazoefficiens includes these proteins:
- a CDS encoding DUF2252 family protein: MGFLDDNAEFEAWLRMQCRVVESDLAHKHKRMRKNAFIFLRATYFRWARRIETICPALRSAPRVLSVGDTHTENYGTWRDLEGRLVWGINDFDEAAVMPYPFDLVRLATSGRLAQDMAIDSREAAAVILEGYRLGLKEPRPALLDEHQTWMRSCVGCSEKILADLRPRKADWLRGAAKAAADAVEQDFAEWRAAR; encoded by the coding sequence ATGGGCTTCCTCGACGACAACGCCGAATTCGAAGCGTGGCTGCGCATGCAATGCCGCGTCGTCGAGAGTGATCTCGCCCACAAGCACAAGCGCATGAGGAAGAACGCGTTCATCTTCCTGCGCGCAACCTATTTTCGCTGGGCGCGGCGCATCGAGACAATCTGCCCCGCGTTGAGGTCCGCGCCGCGCGTTCTCTCCGTCGGCGACACCCACACTGAAAATTACGGGACCTGGCGCGATCTCGAAGGGCGCCTCGTCTGGGGCATCAACGATTTCGACGAAGCCGCCGTGATGCCCTATCCGTTCGATCTGGTGCGCCTCGCAACGAGCGGCCGGCTTGCGCAGGACATGGCGATCGACAGCCGTGAGGCTGCGGCCGTCATTCTCGAGGGCTACAGGCTGGGCCTGAAGGAGCCGCGTCCTGCGCTCCTGGACGAGCACCAGACCTGGATGCGGAGCTGTGTCGGCTGCTCCGAAAAAATCCTTGCCGACCTCCGGCCGCGCAAGGCGGATTGGCTCCGCGGCGCGGCAAAGGCCGCGGCCGACGCGGTCGAGCAGGATTTTGCGGAGTGGCGCGCCGCGAGATGA
- a CDS encoding amidohydrolase/deacetylase family metallohydrolase — MPFDLILRGGRVVDPSQKLDAVTDVAFSGGKVAAVGSGLKADPGTAVRDVSQFIVTPGLIDLHTHVYWGGTSLGIDAEEFCRLSGVTTAVDTGSAGPGNFAGFRKHVIEPSQVRILAYLHVSHAGIFGFSHRIMVGESEELRLMNPIEAAKVADANRDLIVGIKVRVGLHSSGTSGAVPLDIALEVASEVGMPLMAHIDHPPPSYEDVLARLRPGDVLTHAFRPFPNTPATAQGTVKKAVLDARERGVLFDIGHGKGSFAFKTARAMLANGFYPDTISSDIHQLCIDGPAFDQVTTLSKFLCMGMELSDVIAASTVNAAMALRRPELGSLKPGSVGDATLISIRQGQFDYEDVVGEHLIGDRKIVSEGVVIGGRWWHPN; from the coding sequence ATGCCTTTCGATTTGATCCTGCGCGGCGGGCGGGTGGTTGACCCCTCCCAGAAGCTCGATGCCGTGACCGACGTCGCTTTCTCCGGCGGCAAGGTCGCCGCGGTGGGCAGCGGGCTCAAGGCCGATCCGGGTACAGCAGTGCGCGACGTCTCGCAGTTCATCGTGACGCCGGGGCTGATCGATCTGCACACCCATGTCTATTGGGGCGGCACCTCGCTCGGCATCGACGCCGAGGAGTTCTGCCGCCTCTCCGGCGTCACCACCGCGGTCGACACCGGCAGCGCCGGACCCGGCAATTTCGCCGGATTCCGCAAGCATGTGATCGAGCCGAGCCAGGTCCGCATTCTCGCCTATCTGCATGTCTCGCATGCCGGCATCTTCGGCTTCTCGCACCGGATCATGGTCGGCGAGAGCGAGGAGCTGCGGCTGATGAACCCGATCGAAGCGGCCAAGGTGGCCGATGCCAATCGCGACCTCATCGTCGGCATCAAGGTGCGGGTGGGCTTGCACTCCTCGGGCACGTCGGGGGCAGTGCCGCTCGATATCGCGCTCGAAGTCGCGAGCGAGGTCGGCATGCCCCTGATGGCGCATATCGACCATCCGCCGCCGAGCTATGAAGACGTACTGGCACGTCTGCGCCCGGGCGACGTGCTCACCCATGCATTCCGTCCCTTCCCCAACACGCCCGCGACCGCGCAGGGCACGGTGAAGAAGGCAGTGCTGGACGCGCGCGAGCGCGGCGTGCTGTTCGACATCGGCCATGGCAAGGGCTCGTTCGCGTTCAAGACCGCGCGCGCCATGCTCGCCAACGGCTTCTATCCGGACACGATCTCCTCCGACATTCACCAGCTCTGCATCGACGGTCCGGCTTTCGACCAGGTCACGACCCTGTCAAAATTCCTGTGCATGGGCATGGAGCTGTCGGACGTGATCGCAGCCTCGACGGTGAACGCGGCGATGGCGCTGCGGCGCCCCGAGCTCGGCAGCCTCAAGCCCGGCAGCGTCGGCGACGCCACGCTGATCTCGATCAGGCAAGGCCAGTTCGACTATGAGGACGTCGTCGGCGAGCACCTGATCGGCGACCGCAAGATCGTGTCCGAAGGCGTCGTCATCGGCGGCCGCTGGTGGCATCCGAATTGA
- a CDS encoding VOC family protein, producing MIESISAITLGTHDMGRAVHFYRSVGFELLYGGEAAAFTSFRAGTGYLNLTAQAEDKRWSWWGRVIFYVADVDGTYAQARAAGWQPSTAPRDAEWGERYFHLTDPDGHELSFARPLRGP from the coding sequence ATGATCGAAAGCATCAGCGCCATCACGCTCGGCACGCATGACATGGGGCGCGCCGTGCACTTCTACCGGTCGGTGGGATTCGAGCTCCTGTATGGCGGCGAAGCCGCCGCCTTCACGAGCTTTCGCGCCGGCACCGGCTATCTCAACCTGACTGCGCAGGCGGAAGACAAGCGCTGGTCCTGGTGGGGCCGCGTCATCTTTTACGTGGCCGATGTCGACGGGACTTACGCGCAGGCCCGCGCTGCCGGGTGGCAACCGTCGACCGCGCCGCGTGATGCGGAATGGGGCGAACGCTATTTCCATCTCACCGATCCCGACGGCCATGAGCTCAGTTTCGCACGGCCGTTGCGCGGACCATGA